From the genome of Cherax quadricarinatus isolate ZL_2023a chromosome 47, ASM3850222v1, whole genome shotgun sequence, one region includes:
- the LOC128696571 gene encoding zinc finger protein 271 produces the protein MTFMTKNKMQYIRASSRKQTYQCSECLKNFSHKSWLIRHMRVHSQEKPYQCSECLKKFSLRSNLIKHMRVHTRDKPYQCSECLKEFSWRSNLIEHMRVHSQEKPYQCSECLKKFSLRSNLIKHMRVHTREKPYQCSECLKEFSQRSHLIQHMRVHSQVKPYQCSECLKDFSLRSSLIEHMKVHSQEKPYQCSECLKEFSRRSNLIQHMRVHSQEKPYQCYECLKEFSQRSNLIEHMKVHSQEKPYQCSECLKEFSRRSNLIRHMRVHSQEKPYQCSECLKEFSWRSYLIQHLRVHSQEKPHQCSECLKEFKQRSSLIQHLRVHSQEKPYQCSECLKEFSRRSSLIQHLRVHSQEKPYQCSECLKDFSLRSSLMRHMRVHSQEKPYQCSECLKDFSDRSHLVRHMRVHSQEKPYQCSECLKEFSQRSSLIRHMRVHSQEKPYQCSECLKEFSQRSSLIRHMRVHSLANSF, from the coding sequence ATGACTTTTATGACAAAGAACAAGATGCAATACATTAGAGCTTCTTCAAGGAAACAAACGTATCAGTGTTCTGAATGTCTAAAAAATTTTTCACATAAATCATGGCTAATAcgacacatgagagttcattctcaagaaaaaccatatcagtgttctgaatGTCTAAAAAAGTTTTCACTGAGATCAAATCTAATAaaacacatgagagttcatacaagagataaaccatatcagtgttctgaatGCCTAAAAGAGTTTTCATGGAGATCAAATCTGATAgaacacatgagagttcattctcaagaaaaaccatatcagtgttctgaatGCCTAAAAAAGTTTTCACTGAGATCAAATCTAATAaaacacatgagagttcatacaagagaaaaaccatatcagtgttctgaatGTCTAAAAGAGTTTTCACAGAGATCTCATCTAATACAACATATGAGAGTTCATTCCCAAgtaaaaccatatcagtgttctgaatGTCTAAAAGACTTTTCACTGAGATCAAGTCTAATAGAACACATGAAAGTTCATTctcaagaaaaaccatatcagtgttctgaatGTCTAAAAGAGTTTTCACGGAGATCAAATCTAATacaacacatgagagttcattcacaagaaaaaccatatcagtgttatGAATGTCTAAAAGAGTTTTCACAGAGATCAAATCTAATAGAACACATGAAAGTTCATTctcaagaaaaaccatatcagtgttctgaatGTCTAAAAGAGTTTTCACGGAGATCAAATCTAATAcgacacatgagagttcattcacaagaaaaaccatatcagtgttctgaatGTCTAAAAGAGTTTTCATGGAGATCATACCTAATACAACACTTGAGAGTTCATTCTCAAGAAAAACCACATCAGTGTTCTGAATGTCTAAAAGAGTTTAAACAGAGATCATCCCTAATACAACACTTGAgagttcattcacaagaaaaaccatatcagtgttctgaatGTCTAAAAGAGTTTTCACGGAGATCATCCCTAATACAACACTTGAgagttcattcacaagaaaaaccatatcagtgttctgaatGTCTAAAAGACTTTTCACTGAGATCAAGTCTGATGcgacacatgagagttcattctcaagaaaaaccatatcagtgttctgaatGTCTAAAAGACTTTTCAGATAGATCTCATCTAGTAcgacacatgagagttcattctcaagaaaaaccatatcagtgttctgaatGTCTAAAAGAGTTTTCACAGAGATCAAGTCTAATAcgacacatgagagttcattctcaagaaaaaccatatcagtgttctgaatGTCTAAAAGAGTTTTCACAGAGATCAAGTCTAATAcgacacatgagagttcattcaTTAGCAAATTCCTTTTAA